One genomic region from Cucumis melo cultivar AY chromosome 9, USDA_Cmelo_AY_1.0, whole genome shotgun sequence encodes:
- the LOC127150835 gene encoding uncharacterized protein LOC127150835 yields the protein MGLRPEYEFVRDALLHCSPLPSLDAAIQEILFEEKHLGINLSKHSDVVLVSTYSPPGASSTFCKNCKLTRHKFINCPKIECRYCHKPGHILDNCPIKPPRPRSYSTRAKYFTKLSNSSVVAAVSDNSTTPQFQISGFQNLLNQLISSSSSALAVSPGNRWLLDSGCCNHMTSNYSIMNTPSPTKSLPPIYAADSNYMNITHMGTINTPSLNLPHTYCVPKLTFNLVSVGQLCDLGLIVSFSSNGCQVQDPQIGQTIETGRKVGRLFELLSLQGPAPTSIVHGYRYYVLFIDDFSRFTWIYFLKHRSELSRTYIEFANMIRTQFSCPIKTLRTDNALEYKDSTLLSFLSQQVTLVQRSCPHTSQQNGRAERKHHHILDSVRALLLSASCLEKFWGEAALTSVYTINRLPSSVLQNISPFERLYGTPPNYSNLKVFGCACFVLLHPHEHTKLEPRARLYCFFGYDTEHKGFRYWDPFSNRLCISRHVTFWEHTMFSRLSSFHASFSSPQSFFTDTSIDLFPLSESTPDNELAQSAPTSVTSDQSPISDGSPDPTPDTPPRRSPRVREPPIHLQDYHCFSTIVSLIEPTCYQEASTDPLWQKAMNDELQALNAHLGLC from the exons ATGGGACTACGTCCAGAATATGAATTTGTTAGGGATGCCTTATTACACTGCAGCCCCCTGCCCTCATTGGATGCTGCTATCCaagaaatattatttgaagaaaaacaTCTTGGCATCAATCTCTCCAAACATTCTGATGTTGTTCTTGTCAGCACTTATTCACCACCTGGAGCATCAAGCACATTTTGTAAGAATTGTAAGCTCACTCgtcataaatttattaattgtcCTAAAATAGAATGCAGGTATTGCCATAAGCCAGGTCATATCCTGGATAATTGTCCCATAAAACCACCTCGACCTCGAAGCTATTCTACAAGAGCAAAGTACTTTACTAAACTCAGTAACTCCTCTGTTGTTGCTGCTGTTTCGGATAATTCCACCACCCCCCAGTTTCAGATAAGTGGTTTTCAAAATTTACTAAATCAGTTgatttcatcatcttcctctgcACTTGCCGTCTCACCAGGTAATCGATGGCTTCTTGACTCTGGCTGTTGCAATCATATGACATCTAATTACTCTATTATGAACACTCCTAGTCCTACTAAATCTTTACCTCCCATTTATGCTGCTGACAGCAATTATATGAATATCACTCACATGGGCACCATCAATACCCCTAGTTTGAATCTTCCTCATACTTACTGTGTCCCAAAGTTAACCTTTAATTTAGTATCTGTTGGTCAATTGTGCGACCTTGGCTTAATTGTCTCTTTTTCTTCCAATGGTTGTCAGGTTCAGGATCCACAGATAGGACAGACGATTGAGACGGGTCGCAAAGTGGGAAGATTGTTTGAGCTCCTATCACTTCAG GGGCCTGCCCCTACCTCCATTGTCCATGGTTATCGCTATTATGTGTTATTCATTGATGATTTCTCTCGATTTACATGGATTTATTTTCTCAAACACCGCTCTGAATTATCTCGCACTTATATTGAGTTTGCTAATATGATTCGCACCCAATTCTCTTGTCCCATCAAAACCCTTCGCACTGACAATGCCTTGGAGTATAAAGACTCCACTCTTCTATCTTTTCTCTCCCAACAGGTTACTCTTGTTCAGCGCTCCTGCCCCCACACTTCTCAACAAAATGGACGTGCTGAGCGCAAACATCACCACATTCTTGACTCAGTTCGTGCCCTTCTTCTTTCTGCCTCATGTCTTGAGAAATTTTGGGGTGAAGCAGCTCTTACATCCGTCTATACTATCAATCGTCTTCCTTCCTCCGTCCTTCAAAACATCTCTCCATTCGAAAGACTATATGGTACTCCTCCTAACTATTCCAACCTTAAAGTCTTTGGTTGTGCTTGTTTTGTTCTCCTGCATCCTCATGAACACACTAAACTTGAACCCCGTGCCCGCCTCTACTGTTTTTTTGGCTATGACACAGAACATAAAGGTTTTCGTTATTGGGATCCCTTTTCCAATAGACTTTGTATATCTCGCCATGTCACATTTTGGGAGCACACTATGTTCTCTCGTTTATCCTCCTTCCACGCCTCCTTCTCTAGTCCTCAATCTTTCTTCACCGATACATCTATTGACCTTTTTCCTCTCTCTGAATCCACTCCTGATAATGAGCTTGCTCAATCTGCACCTACTTCTGTAACTTCGGACCAGTCGCCCATCTCTGATGGGAGTCCTGACCCTACTCCAGACACCCCTCCTCGTCGTTCTCCTCGGGTAAGGGAACCTCCTATTCATCTCCAAGATTATCACTGTTTTTCTACTATTGTTTCCCTTATTGAACCTACCTGTTATCAAGAGGCTAGTACTGACCCTTTATGGCAAAAAGCGATGAATGATGAATTACAGGCTCTTAACGCACACTTGGGACTATGTTGA
- the LOC127151069 gene encoding uncharacterized protein LOC127151069, producing the protein MDHQTFLGVLTAFTIAQHQMLLTLEALVNDNKRFPQTPYDIKHRIRQLAYFRMIHESDLVCSESTRMAVLVHDMKNCVIQGEFVRFGETVSPHFNVVLLAVLRLYNALIKKPVPVTNNCIDQHWKCFEIALGHWMRCT; encoded by the exons ATGGATCACCAAACCTTTCTTGGAGTCCTAACTGCATTCACAATAGCCCAACATCAGATGCTCCTAACGTTGGAGGCACTAGTGAACGACAATAAGCGTTTCCCACAGACACCCTACGATATAAAACATAGAATTAGGCAGCTTGCATACTTTCGGATGATACACGAGTCTGATCTTGTGTGTAGCGAAAGCACCCGCATGG CCGTCCTTGTGCATGACATGAAGAACTGCGTAATTCAAGGGGAATTTGTACGATTCGGAGAGACAGTCTCGCCACATTTTAACGTCGTCCTGTTGGCTGTGCTACGACTATACAACGCGTTGATAAAGAAACCTGTCCCAGTAACAAACAACTGCATTGATCAAcattggaagtgtttcgag ATTGCCTTGGGGCATTGGATGAGATGTACATAA